From the genome of Pedosphaera parvula Ellin514, one region includes:
- a CDS encoding cellulase family glycosylhydrolase, which produces MQIKLRLMVALLGLLSVAATAAELPELIFPEGVGVNIHFVTEHTNDLDLIAAAGFKFVRMDFSWESTERKKGEYTWGDYEELTANLEKHGLRAIYILDYSNDLYEERVSSLHAITHEEQRGTASPQHPKSIAAYARWAAAAVEHFRGQHVIWEIWNEPNGYFWKPKPDVKQYLTLALAAAKAIRTQVPKAKIIGPATSGFDWPFMEEFLKSGVLEYLDAVSVHPYRDPGTPPETVTEDYKKLREMIGRLAPGGKKNLPIISGEWGYSSSTAGVLQEVQAQYLVRQQLVNMLNEVPLSIWYDWKNDGLDRGDNEHNFGTVTADLKPKPAYVAVKTLTHELSGYRILRRIEMDPKDYVLVCVNGSGGCKMVGWTTAKAHSVGVEMPFKSVHRITGMDGFGKGFTPKVKEGDLIFKVEQMPKYYAFE; this is translated from the coding sequence ATGCAAATAAAACTGCGATTGATGGTGGCGCTTTTGGGGCTGTTATCAGTTGCGGCGACTGCTGCTGAATTGCCCGAGTTGATTTTTCCCGAGGGGGTTGGAGTCAATATCCATTTCGTTACAGAGCATACGAACGATTTGGATCTGATTGCGGCGGCGGGTTTCAAGTTCGTGCGGATGGATTTCTCGTGGGAAAGCACAGAACGGAAGAAGGGTGAGTATACCTGGGGTGATTACGAGGAATTGACCGCGAATCTCGAAAAGCATGGACTGCGGGCGATCTACATTCTTGATTATTCCAACGATCTCTATGAGGAGCGGGTCAGTAGTTTGCACGCTATCACGCATGAGGAACAGCGTGGAACGGCATCGCCCCAACATCCGAAAAGTATCGCGGCGTATGCGCGCTGGGCGGCAGCGGCGGTGGAACATTTTCGAGGGCAGCATGTTATTTGGGAAATTTGGAACGAGCCGAATGGTTATTTTTGGAAACCGAAGCCGGATGTGAAGCAGTATTTGACGCTGGCGCTGGCGGCGGCTAAAGCCATTCGGACGCAGGTGCCGAAGGCCAAAATCATTGGTCCCGCCACGTCGGGATTTGACTGGCCATTCATGGAGGAGTTTTTGAAATCGGGTGTGCTGGAATATTTGGATGCCGTGAGCGTCCACCCCTATCGCGATCCGGGGACTCCACCGGAAACGGTGACGGAGGATTACAAGAAACTGCGTGAGATGATTGGGCGTCTCGCGCCGGGTGGAAAAAAGAATTTACCGATCATCAGCGGCGAGTGGGGTTACTCATCCAGTACAGCGGGTGTTCTTCAGGAAGTGCAGGCTCAATACCTCGTGCGTCAGCAACTGGTAAATATGTTGAATGAAGTGCCGCTGTCGATCTGGTATGACTGGAAGAATGATGGGCTGGATCGGGGTGACAATGAGCATAATTTTGGGACTGTCACGGCGGATCTAAAACCGAAACCGGCATACGTGGCGGTGAAGACTTTGACGCACGAGCTTTCGGGATATCGCATTTTGCGGCGGATCGAAATGGACCCGAAGGATTACGTTCTGGTTTGTGTGAACGGTTCGGGAGGTTGCAAGATGGTAGGCTGGACAACGGCTAAAGCGCATTCGGTTGGCGTGGAGATGCCGTTCAAATCAGTGCATCGTATCACAGGGATGGACGGATTTGGAAAAGGCTTCACGCCCAAAGTAAAAGAGGGCGATTTGATTTTCAAGGTTGAGCAAATGCCCAAGTATTATGCCTTCGAATAG
- a CDS encoding aldehyde dehydrogenase family protein has product MNFGEKWKYAPAPEDNKYIKIAPRHELFIDGKFVAPSTGKYFESLNPATEEKLTEIALAGEQDVDLAVKAARRAYDKTWGKMTGRERGKYLYRIARIIQEKSRELAILETMDGGKTIKESRDVDLPLVAAHFFYHAGWADKLQYAFPGRNAQSLGVVGQIIPWNFPLLMAAWKIAPALACGNTVVLKPAETTSITAMRLAEIFQEAGLPEGVVNIVTGAGQTGAAIAAHADIDKLAFTGSTEVGKMIAKSVAGTRKKLTLELGGKAANIIFDDAPIDQAIEGIISGIYFNQGHVCCAGSRLLVQEGVFPTVIKKLRDRIQTLRVGNPLDKNTDIGAINSKPQLEKIRELVESGVAEGAELVQPKCELPAKGYWYPPSFLTGVTASHRVAQEEIFGPVLSVMTFRTPEEAVERANNTPYGLSAGVWTDKGSKIFKIVNKLRAGVVWANTYNKFDPTSPFGGYKESGFGREGGLQGLAAYTRLS; this is encoded by the coding sequence TTGAACTTTGGCGAGAAATGGAAATATGCGCCGGCGCCGGAGGACAACAAGTATATCAAGATCGCGCCGAGGCATGAGTTGTTCATCGATGGGAAGTTCGTGGCGCCATCGACGGGAAAATATTTTGAGTCGCTGAATCCGGCAACGGAAGAGAAGTTGACGGAGATTGCGTTGGCTGGGGAGCAGGATGTGGATTTGGCGGTGAAGGCGGCGCGGCGGGCTTATGACAAGACCTGGGGCAAAATGACGGGCCGTGAGCGCGGGAAATATTTGTATCGCATTGCACGCATCATCCAGGAGAAGTCGCGCGAGTTGGCGATTCTGGAAACGATGGATGGCGGCAAGACAATCAAGGAGAGTCGCGACGTGGATCTGCCTCTGGTGGCGGCGCATTTCTTTTATCATGCTGGTTGGGCGGACAAGTTGCAGTATGCGTTTCCGGGTCGCAACGCGCAGTCGCTCGGTGTGGTGGGGCAGATTATTCCGTGGAACTTTCCGTTGTTGATGGCGGCGTGGAAGATTGCACCGGCATTGGCTTGCGGCAACACCGTTGTGCTCAAGCCGGCGGAGACGACGAGCATTACCGCGATGCGGTTGGCCGAGATTTTCCAGGAAGCGGGATTGCCGGAAGGTGTGGTGAACATTGTAACTGGCGCAGGTCAGACTGGTGCGGCGATCGCGGCGCATGCGGACATCGACAAGCTGGCGTTCACGGGGTCGACGGAAGTGGGCAAGATGATTGCGAAGTCGGTTGCCGGAACGAGGAAGAAGCTGACTCTGGAACTGGGCGGCAAGGCGGCGAATATTATTTTTGATGACGCACCGATCGACCAGGCGATTGAGGGAATTATTTCGGGGATTTATTTCAATCAAGGGCACGTTTGCTGTGCGGGTTCGCGATTGTTGGTACAGGAAGGAGTTTTCCCGACGGTGATCAAGAAGTTGCGTGATCGCATCCAGACGTTGCGCGTGGGAAATCCGCTGGACAAGAACACGGACATTGGAGCAATTAATTCGAAGCCGCAGCTGGAGAAGATTCGGGAATTGGTGGAGAGTGGTGTGGCCGAGGGCGCGGAGTTGGTGCAGCCGAAATGCGAGTTGCCAGCGAAAGGTTATTGGTATCCACCGAGTTTTCTGACCGGAGTGACGGCGTCGCATCGCGTGGCGCAGGAAGAGATTTTTGGACCGGTGTTGAGCGTGATGACATTCCGCACGCCGGAGGAAGCCGTTGAGCGCGCGAACAACACGCCGTATGGATTGAGCGCGGGAGTTTGGACGGATAAGGGCAGCAAGATTTTCAAAATTGTGAACAAGCTGCGCGCCGGTGTGGTGTGGGCGAATACCTACAACAAATTTGATCCGACAAGCCCATTTGGTGGTTATAAAGAGAGCGGGTTCGGTCGTGAGGGCGGCTTGCAGGGATTGGCGGCTTATACGAGGCTGAGTTGA
- a CDS encoding ABC transporter substrate-binding protein, whose product MKKWVPFILTIVALGLVLGLSACKKSEGGAGADANTINVGEFASLTGKEAAFGQSSHKGTLLAIDEINSKGGVLGKKVNLIYEDNQSKSGESATIARKLISRDKVVAILGEVASGRSLEAAPICQQNQIPMISPSSTNPKVTQVGDYIFRVCFTDPFQGKLIANFAKNTLKVTKVAVLTDVAAPYSVGLATFFKEPFVANGGTIVADQKYNGGDKDFKAQLTAIKTANPEAIFVPGYYTEAALITQQARQLGINVPLFGGDGWEAQELVQIGGKAMEGTYYSTHYSSEDQSPLVQDFVNKYKAKNNGEIPDAMAALGYDSAMVLADAIKRAGTTDEPKLRDAIAATKDYVGLTGKTTLDAERNATKGAVIITIKDGKFKYVETVNP is encoded by the coding sequence ATGAAAAAATGGGTTCCATTTATTTTGACGATTGTGGCCTTGGGATTGGTTCTAGGCCTGTCCGCGTGTAAGAAGTCAGAAGGCGGAGCAGGAGCTGATGCGAATACCATCAACGTGGGTGAATTTGCCTCGTTGACCGGAAAGGAAGCCGCGTTCGGACAATCCTCCCACAAAGGCACGTTGCTCGCCATTGATGAAATCAACTCCAAGGGGGGTGTCCTCGGCAAAAAGGTTAATCTCATTTACGAAGACAACCAGTCCAAGTCTGGAGAGTCCGCCACCATCGCCCGCAAACTCATCTCGCGGGATAAAGTAGTCGCCATCCTGGGTGAGGTGGCCTCTGGCCGGTCTCTGGAAGCGGCACCTATTTGCCAGCAGAACCAGATCCCGATGATTTCTCCCTCCTCCACCAATCCCAAGGTTACCCAGGTGGGTGATTATATTTTCCGCGTTTGTTTTACCGATCCTTTCCAGGGCAAGTTAATCGCCAATTTCGCTAAAAACACTCTCAAAGTCACGAAGGTAGCTGTCCTTACTGATGTTGCGGCTCCTTACAGCGTCGGCCTGGCTACGTTTTTCAAGGAACCATTTGTCGCGAATGGCGGCACCATCGTGGCCGACCAGAAATACAACGGGGGTGACAAGGATTTCAAGGCTCAGTTAACGGCCATCAAAACCGCCAATCCGGAGGCGATTTTTGTGCCCGGCTATTATACCGAAGCCGCACTCATTACCCAGCAGGCGCGCCAATTAGGCATTAACGTCCCGCTCTTCGGAGGTGACGGCTGGGAAGCGCAGGAGCTTGTCCAAATCGGCGGCAAAGCCATGGAAGGCACTTACTATTCCACTCACTACTCCTCAGAAGACCAGTCTCCCCTCGTCCAGGATTTCGTTAATAAATACAAGGCAAAGAATAACGGCGAAATTCCTGATGCCATGGCTGCACTGGGTTACGATTCCGCCATGGTTTTGGCTGATGCCATCAAACGGGCTGGCACAACAGATGAGCCCAAGCTGCGCGACGCCATTGCTGCCACAAAGGATTATGTGGGATTGACCGGAAAAACCACGTTGGATGCGGAGCGTAACGCCACCAAGGGTGCGGTCATCATCACGATTAAAGATGGCAAGTTCAAATACGTTGAAACAGTTAATCCCTGA
- a CDS encoding ABC transporter ATP-binding protein, giving the protein MLQVKNLNVSYGAIHALHGISLEVKQGDIVTLIGANGAGKTTTLRAISGLVKAQSGEVLYEGKSITNMRAHQIVKLGMSHVPEGRMVFANLTVLENLQMGAYLRTDKKAIQNEMEYVFSVFPRLQERQKQVAGTLSGGEQQMLAIGRALMSKPKFLMLDEPSLGIAPLLVKTIFEKIVEINKQQGISILLVEQNANLALEISTYGYVLETGRIILQDQSSALRQNPQVKSAYLGGM; this is encoded by the coding sequence ATGCTTCAGGTCAAAAATTTGAACGTCAGTTACGGAGCCATCCACGCGCTCCACGGTATCTCCCTCGAGGTCAAACAAGGTGATATCGTCACTTTGATTGGTGCCAACGGTGCCGGCAAAACGACGACCCTGCGCGCCATCTCCGGCCTGGTCAAGGCTCAATCCGGTGAAGTGCTCTACGAAGGCAAAAGCATCACCAACATGCGCGCCCACCAGATCGTCAAACTCGGCATGTCACATGTCCCCGAGGGGCGCATGGTCTTTGCCAATTTGACCGTGCTCGAGAACCTCCAAATGGGTGCCTACCTGCGGACCGACAAGAAAGCCATTCAGAACGAAATGGAGTATGTCTTCTCGGTGTTTCCTCGCTTGCAGGAACGGCAGAAGCAAGTGGCTGGAACACTGTCCGGTGGCGAACAACAGATGCTTGCCATCGGCCGCGCCCTGATGAGCAAACCGAAATTTCTGATGCTCGATGAACCTTCCCTCGGCATCGCCCCGCTACTGGTAAAGACTATTTTCGAAAAGATCGTTGAGATTAACAAACAGCAGGGCATCTCCATTCTTCTGGTGGAACAAAACGCCAACCTCGCCCTCGAAATTTCCACTTACGGTTACGTGCTCGAAACCGGCCGCATCATTCTTCAGGATCAATCCTCCGCCCTCCGTCAAAACCCTCAGGTCAAAAGCGCTTACCTCGGCGGAATGTAG
- a CDS encoding branched-chain amino acid ABC transporter permease, whose product MTEFLQQLINGLSLGAIYGLIALGYTMVYGVLRFINFAHSDVFMVGAFAGYYISKRLPHESLGGGLLVLAAAMVICALLGIIIERLAYRPLRNRSKLNVLITAIGVSLLLENAGQFFFGANPKPFPSLFPVTSINLCGLILSSNQIAVFIVTIVLLVTLQFIVLKTKIGTAMRAVSFNPLAASLVGINNDVVISFTFGLGSALAAAGGILYSLNYQAIDPLMGILPGLKAFVAAVLGGIGNIPGAALGGLLLGVIETFVNGSRFSTYTDAIAFALLILILLFRPAGLLGKLHVEKV is encoded by the coding sequence TTGACTGAATTTCTCCAACAACTCATCAATGGACTTTCGCTGGGGGCTATCTATGGCCTGATAGCCTTGGGTTACACCATGGTCTATGGCGTGCTCCGGTTCATAAACTTTGCCCATAGCGATGTTTTCATGGTGGGGGCATTTGCCGGCTACTACATCTCCAAACGTCTTCCCCATGAATCCCTGGGCGGCGGACTGCTGGTGCTGGCTGCTGCCATGGTTATTTGCGCTCTGCTCGGCATCATTATCGAGCGACTTGCCTATCGCCCATTGCGCAACCGTTCGAAGCTGAACGTTCTGATCACGGCTATCGGCGTGTCCCTGCTCCTCGAAAATGCCGGCCAGTTTTTCTTTGGGGCCAATCCCAAGCCCTTTCCCTCTCTCTTCCCTGTAACATCCATTAATCTCTGCGGCCTTATTCTATCCAGCAATCAGATAGCAGTTTTTATTGTCACCATAGTTCTCCTCGTGACCTTGCAGTTCATCGTTCTGAAGACCAAGATTGGCACGGCCATGCGAGCCGTCTCCTTTAATCCTCTGGCAGCCTCCCTCGTGGGGATTAACAATGATGTCGTCATTTCTTTTACCTTCGGCCTTGGTTCCGCCCTGGCTGCGGCGGGTGGCATATTGTATTCGCTTAATTATCAGGCGATCGATCCGCTCATGGGTATCCTGCCCGGCCTGAAGGCTTTTGTTGCGGCAGTGCTCGGTGGTATTGGTAATATTCCCGGAGCTGCCTTGGGAGGACTGCTCCTTGGAGTCATTGAGACGTTCGTCAATGGCAGCCGGTTCTCCACTTATACCGACGCCATTGCCTTCGCGCTGTTGATTTTAATCCTGCTTTTCCGCCCGGCTGGATTGCTCGGCAAGCTGCACGTTGAAAAGGTCTGA
- the deoC gene encoding deoxyribose-phosphate aldolase has protein sequence MKSTALTKAGASLCETGLPLPTVDQVMVEERAAAFTKRSIKTSAKLAGLKLAVSMMDLTTLEGKDTPGKVAYLCRKALQPMEAKYQVPSCGAVCVYPNMVRYARKFLGENSPVHVASVATGFPSGQVPLKVKLEETRRAVADGADEIDMVIDRGAFLMGDHAKVYDEIALVKEACGAAHLKVILETGELVTYDNVRIASQIAMEAGGDFIKTSTGKVSPAATMPVTLVMLEAIRDYFYATGIRIGMKPAGGIRNSKQALAYLVMVRETLGDDWLTPDLFRFGASTLVNDVLMQIVKTVDGNYQSHDYFSLP, from the coding sequence ATGAAATCAACTGCCTTAACGAAGGCTGGCGCATCGTTGTGCGAGACCGGGTTGCCGTTGCCGACGGTGGATCAGGTGATGGTGGAAGAGCGCGCGGCGGCGTTCACGAAGCGGAGCATCAAGACGAGCGCGAAGTTGGCGGGGCTGAAGCTGGCGGTCTCGATGATGGATTTGACGACGTTGGAGGGGAAGGATACGCCGGGGAAGGTGGCTTATCTGTGTCGCAAGGCGCTGCAACCGATGGAGGCGAAATACCAGGTGCCGTCGTGCGGGGCGGTGTGTGTGTATCCAAACATGGTGCGGTATGCGCGGAAGTTTTTGGGCGAAAATTCGCCGGTGCATGTGGCGTCGGTGGCGACGGGGTTCCCGAGCGGGCAGGTGCCGTTGAAGGTGAAGTTGGAGGAGACGCGTCGCGCGGTGGCGGACGGGGCGGATGAGATCGACATGGTGATTGATCGCGGTGCATTTCTGATGGGGGATCATGCGAAGGTTTATGATGAGATTGCGCTGGTGAAGGAAGCGTGCGGGGCGGCGCATTTGAAGGTGATTTTGGAGACAGGCGAACTCGTGACTTACGATAATGTGAGGATTGCGAGCCAGATTGCGATGGAGGCGGGCGGGGATTTTATCAAGACCTCAACGGGCAAGGTGAGTCCGGCGGCGACGATGCCGGTGACGTTGGTGATGTTGGAGGCGATCCGGGATTATTTTTATGCGACGGGCATTCGGATTGGGATGAAGCCGGCGGGTGGCATCCGGAATTCGAAGCAGGCGCTGGCGTATCTGGTGATGGTGCGCGAGACTTTGGGTGATGATTGGTTGACGCCGGATTTGTTCCGCTTCGGCGCGAGCACGCTGGTGAATGATGTGTTGATGCAGATTGTGAAGACTGTGGATGGCAATTATCAAAGCCACGATTATTTCTCTCTCCCGTGA
- a CDS encoding transposase encodes MREQIKGGLAQLAADGRAYYHPVEPEARRMKVDGKNRFAYNAQALADEKTGVIVACEATRQETDVEQLVPMIEQGRENVGIAALNTLTVADTGYGAGADLRAASEKGLNVLAPPMEGSSTADQPYATRYFHYDAKERTVTCPQGKKLDHEGHTTNKGQRVERYRCHWRDCPVRAQCTRDPKGRQLEVRPHTPQVQAMRERLQEPPARALWSQRGQIIERIFAQIKQHEGFRRWTVWGLAAVKTQWAMLCATLNLRVLYQTWRTKRGTRPVGAQMAARLMRQRKKWGFALTTATRHMAGRRSPLASSTFFARSNSNQACAS; translated from the coding sequence TTGCGGGAACAAATCAAAGGCGGTCTGGCGCAACTGGCCGCCGACGGGCGCGCTTACTATCATCCCGTGGAGCCTGAGGCCCGGCGCATGAAGGTGGATGGCAAAAACCGCTTTGCCTATAACGCGCAAGCCCTGGCTGATGAGAAGACGGGCGTCATCGTGGCCTGTGAGGCCACCCGGCAGGAGACGGACGTGGAACAGTTGGTGCCGATGATTGAACAAGGACGTGAAAACGTTGGCATCGCCGCGTTGAACACCCTGACCGTGGCCGACACCGGCTACGGAGCAGGAGCCGATTTGCGGGCAGCGAGTGAAAAAGGTTTAAATGTGCTGGCTCCGCCCATGGAGGGCTCCTCCACGGCGGACCAACCCTACGCCACGCGTTACTTCCACTATGACGCCAAGGAGCGGACGGTCACCTGTCCCCAGGGCAAAAAACTGGATCACGAAGGACACACCACCAACAAAGGCCAGCGCGTTGAGCGTTATCGCTGCCACTGGCGCGATTGCCCGGTGCGGGCGCAGTGCACGCGTGACCCCAAGGGACGGCAACTGGAAGTGCGGCCCCACACGCCCCAGGTGCAGGCGATGCGAGAGCGTCTTCAAGAACCACCGGCCCGGGCACTCTGGAGCCAGCGGGGCCAGATCATTGAGCGCATTTTTGCCCAGATCAAACAACATGAGGGCTTCCGTCGGTGGACTGTGTGGGGACTGGCAGCAGTAAAAACCCAGTGGGCCATGCTGTGCGCAACCCTCAACCTGCGGGTGCTCTATCAAACCTGGCGGACAAAAAGGGGAACCCGGCCGGTGGGTGCACAAATGGCGGCTCGGCTGATGCGGCAACGCAAAAAGTGGGGCTTCGCACTCACAACCGCTACCCGGCATATGGCAGGACGAAGATCGCCGTTAGCGTCTTCTACTTTCTTCGCCCGCTCCAACTCGAATCAAGCCTGTGCTAGCTAA
- a CDS encoding branched-chain amino acid ABC transporter permease codes for MPTRSQIVLLTAIALSAVVALFSNQIDPYFLLVVTNVGINVILAVSLNLVNGYTGQFSLGHAGFMAVGAYTASAITLFMGPRLFTALGSQGIPAVAGLFLFALIAGGLVAALAGLIVGIPSLRLKGDYLAIVTLGFGEIIRVIFRNIEVLGGALGLNGIPSYTNFFWTFGVVAITTYVVVSMVNSTYGRGFLAVHDDEVAAEAMGINTTRYKIIAFVVGAFFAGVAGGLFAHSTRSIDPRGFDFMKSIEIVVMVILGGMGNTVGVIIAAVLLTLLPEFLRPIAEYRMMIYSLLLIVLMLARPQGLFTIRRKLSVSAGEKGPMAKA; via the coding sequence ATGCCGACCCGCTCGCAAATTGTTCTGCTAACGGCCATCGCTCTAAGCGCGGTCGTGGCTCTTTTTTCGAACCAAATAGACCCCTACTTCCTCCTTGTCGTTACCAACGTCGGGATCAATGTCATTCTGGCTGTCAGCCTTAATCTGGTAAACGGTTATACCGGTCAGTTCTCACTCGGCCATGCCGGCTTCATGGCCGTCGGAGCCTACACGGCATCGGCCATTACCCTTTTTATGGGTCCCCGGTTATTTACCGCTTTGGGTTCACAGGGTATTCCGGCGGTTGCAGGTTTGTTTTTGTTTGCGCTCATTGCCGGCGGACTGGTCGCCGCTTTGGCGGGGTTGATTGTGGGGATTCCCTCATTACGCTTGAAGGGCGATTATCTGGCGATTGTTACCCTGGGTTTCGGTGAGATCATTCGTGTCATCTTTCGCAATATCGAAGTCCTTGGCGGTGCGTTGGGTCTGAACGGCATTCCTTCGTACACAAACTTCTTTTGGACCTTTGGAGTGGTCGCCATCACCACGTATGTTGTGGTCAGCATGGTCAATTCGACTTACGGACGCGGCTTCCTCGCAGTGCATGACGATGAAGTAGCCGCTGAAGCCATGGGCATCAACACGACGAGATATAAAATCATCGCGTTCGTCGTCGGCGCATTTTTTGCCGGTGTGGCTGGCGGACTCTTCGCGCACTCGACCCGTTCGATCGATCCTCGTGGCTTTGACTTCATGAAGTCGATCGAAATCGTTGTCATGGTTATTCTCGGCGGCATGGGCAATACTGTGGGAGTCATCATTGCCGCAGTCCTGCTGACCTTGTTACCGGAGTTTCTGCGCCCCATCGCTGAGTACCGGATGATGATTTATTCCTTGCTTTTGATTGTGCTGATGCTGGCCCGTCCCCAGGGTTTGTTCACGATCCGGAGAAAACTTTCCGTGAGTGCCGGGGAAAAGGGGCCCATGGCTAAAGCCTAA
- a CDS encoding ABC transporter ATP-binding protein, translating to MATDKSTSTLLKVENCTIRFGGLTAVSSLNLQINEHDLLGLIGPNGAGKTTVFNLITGVYKPTEGNITFCDHSIVGKRPYQITEHGIARTFQNIRLFPSLSVFDNVRVAFHLHIKSGVAHALTRGKKFRAEETDISKQVMELLEIFRLDRLRDEPAKSLPYGDQRRLEIVRALATKPKLLLLDEPAAGMNPTEKAELTKLIQFVKDKFKIAVLLVEHDMPVVMGMCQRIAVLDYGVKIAEGTPAEIRKNPKVIEAYLGDDHLTVS from the coding sequence ATGGCAACCGACAAATCAACTTCAACCCTGTTAAAAGTGGAGAACTGCACGATCCGCTTTGGCGGTTTGACTGCCGTTTCCAGCCTGAATCTTCAGATTAACGAGCACGATCTGCTTGGCTTGATCGGCCCCAACGGCGCGGGGAAAACCACCGTTTTCAATCTCATCACCGGGGTGTATAAGCCGACTGAAGGCAATATTACCTTTTGCGACCACTCCATTGTCGGCAAACGTCCTTACCAGATCACCGAACACGGCATCGCCCGGACCTTTCAGAACATTCGCCTGTTTCCATCACTCAGCGTATTTGACAATGTCCGTGTGGCTTTCCATCTGCACATCAAGAGCGGCGTCGCACACGCACTGACAAGGGGGAAAAAGTTTCGAGCGGAAGAAACGGACATATCAAAACAAGTGATGGAATTGCTGGAGATATTTCGACTGGACCGTCTGCGCGACGAACCGGCCAAGAGCCTTCCCTATGGCGACCAACGCCGTCTGGAAATTGTCCGCGCCCTGGCCACCAAACCCAAACTTCTTTTGCTGGACGAACCTGCCGCTGGCATGAATCCAACTGAAAAGGCGGAACTGACCAAGTTGATCCAGTTCGTCAAAGATAAATTCAAGATTGCTGTCTTGTTGGTTGAACATGACATGCCCGTCGTGATGGGCATGTGCCAACGCATCGCAGTGCTGGATTACGGTGTCAAGATCGCTGAAGGCACCCCGGCGGAGATCCGCAAAAACCCCAAGGTGATTGAAGCCTATCTGGGGGACGATCATTTGACGGTTTCCTAG
- a CDS encoding transposase, which produces MMAHAIAPDYGQQFIFPPALEDWVPKDHPARFLREFVDQLDLSLLGFVMPSATEGRPPYAPSLLLKIWLYGYFHRIRSTRKLEAACREHLSLLWLTGLIQPDHNSLWRFWRDNQRALREIFKQTVQVAVRAGCVGLALQALDGTKIEACAAGPSSWSREYMEKLLSALDEALAHTELAIVQEERAQPGYRLPAGLALASGVAGTNQRRSGATGRRRARLLSSRGA; this is translated from the coding sequence ATGATGGCTCACGCGATTGCTCCTGATTACGGACAGCAGTTTATTTTCCCTCCAGCCTTGGAAGACTGGGTGCCCAAGGATCATCCGGCCCGCTTCCTGCGCGAGTTTGTCGACCAGCTCGATTTGTCATTGCTGGGTTTCGTCATGCCTTCAGCCACCGAAGGCCGTCCGCCGTATGCGCCCAGTCTGCTGCTCAAGATCTGGCTCTATGGTTATTTTCACCGCATTCGCTCCACGCGCAAACTGGAGGCAGCCTGCCGGGAGCACTTGTCCCTGCTCTGGCTGACTGGGCTGATTCAACCTGATCACAACAGTCTCTGGCGTTTCTGGCGTGATAACCAAAGGGCATTGCGCGAGATTTTCAAGCAAACCGTGCAGGTGGCCGTGCGAGCTGGCTGCGTCGGTCTGGCGTTGCAGGCTTTGGACGGCACGAAAATCGAAGCCTGCGCCGCCGGCCCCAGCAGTTGGAGCCGCGAATATATGGAAAAACTTTTGAGCGCGCTGGACGAAGCCCTGGCCCATACCGAGCTGGCTATCGTGCAGGAGGAGCGGGCACAACCGGGCTATCGTCTGCCAGCTGGCCTGGCTCTAGCGTCAGGCGTTGCGGGAACAAATCAAAGGCGGTCTGGCGCAACTGGCCGCCGACGGGCGCGCTTACTATCATCCCGTGGAGCCTGA